From the Thermococcus sp. 18S1 genome, one window contains:
- the pyrH gene encoding UMP kinase — MRIVFDIGGSVLVPDDPDVDFIGKMAYELIKISEDHEVAVVVGGGKVARKYIKAAKTFTPNETFKDYIGIHITRANAMLLIAALGEKAYPFVIQDFRKAWEVIQLKKIPIMGGTHPGHTTDAVSALLAEYLQADLLVVVTNVDGVYDSDPRKNPNAKKLDRITFDQLVEIAMQAESKAGGSGVVDALAAKFIQRGKIKTYIVGKSDAYHLFDVVKGKHSGTVVEP; from the coding sequence ATGAGGATAGTCTTTGATATAGGCGGTTCGGTTCTCGTTCCTGACGACCCGGACGTTGATTTTATCGGGAAGATGGCTTACGAGCTCATCAAGATAAGCGAGGATCACGAGGTGGCAGTGGTAGTCGGCGGCGGAAAGGTGGCGCGCAAGTACATCAAGGCCGCGAAGACCTTCACGCCCAACGAAACCTTCAAGGACTACATTGGCATACACATCACCCGCGCCAACGCGATGCTTCTCATAGCGGCGCTCGGCGAAAAAGCTTACCCCTTCGTAATCCAGGACTTCCGTAAGGCCTGGGAGGTCATCCAGCTCAAGAAGATACCGATAATGGGCGGAACGCATCCGGGCCACACGACTGATGCAGTTTCGGCTCTCCTCGCGGAGTACCTTCAGGCCGATCTTCTGGTCGTCGTTACCAACGTGGACGGCGTCTACGACAGCGACCCGAGGAAGAATCCGAACGCGAAGAAGCTGGACAGGATAACCTTCGACCAGCTCGTAGAGATAGCGATGCAGGCCGAGAGCAAGGCGGGAGGAAGCGGTGTCGTCGATGCTTTGGCGGCCAAGTTCATCCAGCGCGGCAAGATAAAGACCTACATCGTGGGCAAGAGCGATGCATACCACCTCTTCGACGTGGTCAAGGGCAAACACAGCGGGACTGTGGTTGAGCCTTGA